The following nucleotide sequence is from Zea mays cultivar B73 chromosome 1, Zm-B73-REFERENCE-NAM-5.0, whole genome shotgun sequence.
CAAGCCACTCGCCGGAGAACGAGTCGCATGTCCTCCACCTATATAACACTACATCAGAGCCCCAGCTACTGGAGATCGGAGGTTCGGATTCGGAGTGTACCACTTCCAGGTGCCACACTGCCACCCACCTCGCTCCCGAGAGCAGAGCTACGACGTGCAAGACAGCGAGAAGCAACCCGTACGTACGTTTGATCCCTCGAGGCCAGCAGACCGTACCATGGCGGCGGCGGTGACGGCGAGCAGGGGGACGCGCGCGCTGGCCATCTTAGGGCGGTGCGTGCGCGCGCCGTTCCGCGCCCTGGTCCGCGCGCGGGACCTGTACGTGAGCCGGATGGCGGCCTGCgcggggggcggcggcggccggggaGGCCTGGCCCCCGTGGGGCTGGTGGCGATGCCGCGGTGCCAGAGCCACGGGTTCTACCGCTCGGCGGCGGGCGGTGGCACCGACGAGGACGTGCGGGAGCTCATCAGGGCGGCCTCCCGTGCCGGCCCGCCcagggcccccgccggcgtcgggCCGCGGAGCCAGAGCGTGGCCATCGGCCGGATCGACGAGGACCGGCCGTGCGAGTTCGGGCTGGGCGAGGAGGAGAAGGCGCAGGCGCTGATGGGGCCCAGGAGCAAGAGCTGCGCCGTGGGGCCGTCGTCCAGGACGGCGGCTCGTAGGGCTGGCGTCGCCGTCGCGGCTTAGCTTAATAAATCCAACGCCGGCCGGCCGACGTTGCATTGCACCAGAAAATCCGCGTGCGCTGTACTAGTACCACAACATAAAATCTGCTGTTTTGTGATAAAAAAGAAACGCGAAAAATACGTGCGTCCGTCTGTGGGTTGCTTAATTCAGTACAGATTTCGGCTCTGCAGCTGTCCATGTTCATCTACTGTCCAGTGTTGTATTTATATATTATTGACATATTGTGTACCACCAGTAGAGAAGCTGAAAAAAAGAGAGCTATATACCATGAGTCAAGGACCAAAAAGGCCCCGTCTCCCCGGTGTCTCGGTGCCGACTGATGTCTGCATTTTTCAAAAGATCGGGCAAAACCATGTCGGGTGCACGTGACATGTCCCCGGCCGTGAAGTCGATTGAACGCCGCCGATCGTGAAGTATGCGATGCGACCATGAGAGCTTGTTGTTGTGTCCTTCGTTTGCGCCGGCATATGTTGACGCAATCTTCTTGGACCGAAAAAAAAAGGGTCATTTTTTTTACTTCGATAACGGGCGGCGAAATCTGCATGCTGCCGCCCGTCCAGTCCAGTGATCTTTGACTCCGTTTCTCGTCCATGCAGGAGCTTTATGATTTCCATGACTGAACCAATAGTTATAATTATAGATTTAAGGCATGTTTGGATCACCGCTCCGGTTTCCACGCCGCGCCACAGTTGTGGCGGCCGTATCGGCCGCCGCACCTTAGGCTTGATGTGGCATTGGAGGTCAGACctccaaacaggcccttaataTGAAAGGGAATGAAGGCCGACGTTGACTCCAGATGCGGGTTCAGGACCGCAGCATGTCTCGGACCAGTCTAGTAGTCCTCGAATGCATTTTTTAATGTCGGCGGAGCCAGGATTTAGACTGGATATGATATAAAAAATTTATACTAGCCAAAAAataaattgtatatatatatatatatatatatatatatatatatatatatatatatatatatatatataatggcaCATATAAACATCATTTAAACATGATAATTATAGTTTAACGTAAAACTGCCTTAACTAATAAATAACTGAATCCGTGGCTGACCATGCCGTGGAAGCCTCAGAAGGCAAGCAACAAGCCAGCAAGCATGGATGCGGCACCGGCGTGCCACCTCCCATCGCTCGTGGTCGCTGATCCGCCATCGTGACCGCTCGCCTCGATCCGCCGCTCGTAAGCACGTCTGGTCTACCGTTGCTCATGCAGCGCCGCGGCTCGCACACCCGCCGACGCCGACGCCTTCTGATGCCTGTGAGCCGCCACGCCAAAACTCTAGCTAGCACACGTTACTACTTGGTCGCACCTACTCGTTAGTTGGGCTAAGAGTAGGGCTCAGGCCCCTAGTGGCCATAGAGAGCTGTACTATAGACACATGAATTATGCTCCAGACCACGGACCAAATGGTGCGGAGCTTGTATCCGCCCCTGGTTCACTCCTCTGAATCTGAATCACTTAAACTAAGGGACAACCAACTCATGAATAGTAGCAAACTACTAAGTGCGGAATAAATAACTACCACCCTGCTAATGATGGCTGCACCACAAACCTACAGTTTGCGACGCTTCACCATTACTGTCTTCATTGCGATATATGATGGTGTCATCAAATCATCCAACATTAGTCCGTCCAAAATATTTCCAGATCACCCTGAAGAGAACACAGCAGGCTTAAGCAACTTGTGGATGATAGTCAAATAAGCAATCTATTAGTTATTAAAAGGTAACAAGGTTTAATCCAGTCGGGCAGGATTACTGAAAGAAAACTTTCATGTAACAGATTTATCTTAATTACCCTTTACGTGATTGGCGAAGCTGTgcaaacaacaacaacaaaatttCAAGCACCCTTATTGAATCATTCAGAGAATCAGAGGTGGCAAAATAGTGGATAACATCCTAAAAGAACCCGCCAAATACTTGTACACAAATGGTTCTTGCTAATTAGATATTCACGTAGCAAAGTGTCAGACATGCTAATATTGCAGGTGAACTGTGCATCGTGACTTTCATGGAATCACAACAGACAGGACCATGAAATTTGTCAGCAACACAAAGGCACAGTTCAAGATATGGTAtaacaagaaaaagaaaaactaagcATGGATAGGAAAAAGGTTGCTGAAGAACTATGATCTGTTTGGCATAACTTATTTCTTAGTTTTCACAAATTAAGCAGTTGTGCGTAACAACAAAAATCTGCAGCTGCTTATCAATAACCAAACTAGGAACTAACTGAAAAGGCAAACTACACTTTTCACCAGCTTCTCATAAAAGAAAATTGTGCTCAATTACAAGTTGTGCCACACAAGGCCTATACTACAGTTCAACTCTCTTTACATATCTAAGAATCAAAAGTACCGGTCACTCCTTGCTGTTACGAATCAATACGACACAAAGtaaatcaaacacagagaagacacagatttAACGTGGAAAACTCATCCAGGCGAAGGGGGAAAAACCACGGGCGTCGGCCAGCAACAATATCACTATTTTTCGGGTGGTTACGGATCGCAAGAGGTTTACAATGAGGTGCCGATCTCCTGCATATTACAAGTGAATTTATAAAGGCGAAACCCTAATTTGAGTAGGGAAGGTCCAAGCCtccggcgacgggcctccgcttcgctcgccGACTTGACCGCtttcttcagaatttggatcacaaactcaacactTGCCTCTAGCAAATAAGTTGTTTGGTACAAGAATTTTTTTAATTATAATCAACATGAGGTCCGGGGAAACGGATAAaccgaggcaagcaatcctcccgcgAATGCGGGTTTGAAGCGGCCTTTCCGCATTTGAAGGGGAAAGCTTGACTCAGTTTCTCTCTTTCCCGGACTCTACTTATGTGGGAGCCTTCGGCACTAGGTCTATCGTTTTTTATTCACCATAGGACAAAACTTGAAAGATCTAACCACAAGATTTCAACATTTCTTACAAGAATATTTCTTTGCAGTATAGCAAGGTTCATGCATAACAAATATATTAGGGGCACTTGCAAAATTGCAATTGATTCTTAAAAACCATGAAAATAAATAATATTGTAATAACAGGACAATGTTTTAGTTATAGCTGAATGTACCATGGAATCTCAAGGAGCAAGACTCTTTTTGAGCTTGAGggttttaacatgttcacaaAACCACCGATGTTTCTCTTGCACTTCAGCTATCGCCTTTTCAGCAGCTTCTTCATTCTTTGCTAGAAGGTATTTCTCGATCTGAACAAACCACTCCCCCAGTGTCATATTCTCCAATCTGTGTCTTCCTTTGGGCTCCCCGACCCCAACATGGCCTCTCTCTCCACTGGCACCAACAGCTTCCCTCTTTTCATTCTTTTCCACTTCTCCAACACCATCAGGCTTTGACCCTGGTGAAACCTTTTCCCTCAATTCCTGATATACTTCAGTTTCCTCTCCCTTGCTCAAATTCTtcacctcctcttcttccacaccaCCATTGTCAGCAGGAGCATGCTTAACATTGGCACTCCCCTTTATTGCCCTCTCTGTCAATGTCAAATCCTCCATCTTCTCATCTTCCATGGATGCCTTTGAAGTTCCATCCAACTTGTCCTCAGTTGCCACCTTATCCACTTCAGAACCATCATTCACGGCCAACACCCTCAATGGACTCCCCCCTCGTTCTCTGCCATCAGCCATATCCCTTTCCTCTTGCTCATTTTCATCGTTCTCAGCAACCGCATCCTCAGCCTTCCTTGTACTTGCCGTCGTAGCCCTTCCTCGGCCTCTGCCTCCTCTGCTCCTCTTTGCTTGAACTCTCCCAGCCGCCGGCACCACCTCATCCTTGCCCCCGGCAGCTGTCCCTTCCCGATCTCTGGCCACAGCCACCTCACCCTCCTCTTCCTcctgagtaacacctgtatcATTCCTTGCACTTGACCTTGTAACCCGTCCTCGTCCCCTTCCGGTCCTCATCACTTTCCCCTCATCGTTTTCGCACCCCAATACGTCACCTTTCCTTGCAGCAGCTCTCGTTGACCTCGTATTTTGCGGCTGTGGAGGAAGGACGACCGTGGCTGCAGCCTTCCTCGACCTGCCACGGCGCGGTATTGCCGCTTCCTCCTCTTCATCTTCCGCTTCCGTCTCTACCCTAGCGGGCTCAACGGTCTTCCTCCGCCCGCCTCGGCGAGTCGGCAATGCAGCTTCCTCCTCCACTTCATTCCCAGCTTCGGGGGCTTCCGTCGCACCAGCCTTCCTCCGTCCAGCCCTGCGAGGAACAGCCGGGCCCTGTTcatccgccgccgccgctgcgttTCGCCTGGAACGCCTTGTCGCGACGGGGCCCGGTCCCGGGCCTGCATCGGTCGATATGGAGACGGCGAGCACGGTTGTCTCCCCGATCTTGATGAGATCCCCGTCGGATAGCGGAGCGGGGATAGTGGCCACGAGAGGCGTAGCGTTGAGGAGGGTGCCGTTCGAGGAGCCTAGATCGGTGACGGTCCACCGGGCCGCAGGCGGCGGGAGGAACTCGACGGAGAGATGCCTCTGCGACGCGCCCGCGTCGCCCACGGAGAGGTCGTTGCCCTTGGCAACGCGGCCGACACGGAGCGCCTCGGTGCCGGCGCAGCGCTGCAGGGTATTCCCCTTGCAGGGGCCCTTCTTCACCAGGAGAGTAAGCACAGGCGGCGGATCCGCCATCGAGGGGGGGCTCAGGGGTCGGAGGTCTGTGAAGAGGGAAGCGAAAAGGATTTCAAATTTCTGGGCAGAGTTGGGGAAAAGTACTGGCCGCTGCTATGGAGTGTGGAGCACGGTTTACAAAAAACCGTTTAGCCTTAAAAAACCGCTACCCACCGGTAACGGTTTACCGTCGATAAACCGATGGAAACCGGTAAAAACGGTTTTACCAATTCAAATCGATTTGAATTCGAACCAGTTTACCGGCGAAAAACCAATGAAAAACCGCTCTAAACTGTCGGTTAATCGCGAAATAAACTGGTTTTGTTGTTTTTTTTACAGAAAAATGACAATTTTTGAAAAGAATTATTTGTAGTTTGCTTAATTCACATTGCACAGTAAATATTAATTGATTCACACAACATGTGTTCACCAAAATAATATATAACATACATATGCAACCATAAACTCCAGTTTTCATGCAACAAACAACCAGCAAACTCCGCAATAATCAAATACAAGTTCTTTACAACTCTCCAACGAGGCAACGACACATAGGTTGACTTATTTCACAATAATCACATGTTCAGCTCGAGTCATATTGATAATACTTAGGCATATTGGAAGTATCATGATATTGTTCCAATCTGTCATAAGTGATAGTGATAGATCTATACAAAATATATGAGATACATTATCGAGAAAACAAGAGCGGCAAACAAATACTTATCCACAAAGCAAAAAAAAACATACCGGTATGTGTGTGTGGTGTTTTGTGTATTGCATGTGCACCTCACCAAGTGTTGAACTTTTCTCCTAGTCAGCAAATCTTAGGAACACATACAGAAGAACTGGAACTAAGGGTTCTAGATTGAGTCTTGTTCAGACGGATACTTATTAGAAGAACTGAAGCTACTTGATCCACGGAATCCACCTTGGACAGGAAATGAAACCAAAATTGACCACTAAATGCCTAAACTTGACTTGAGCTACGAGTTTCATCTTCATATATAGCATATAACATCTTCACATATAGCATATAACATTAAACAAGATTAATATAGCTAAATTGACCACTAAATACTCAATTGTGGCATTAAATCCGGTTTCCCGGCAAAAATTAGCGGTTTACCGGTCTAAAATAACGATTTACCGGTCTAAAAAAACTGTTTACCAGCAGTTTTGGTTTTTATGATTTTTTCAAATTTTTTGAATTTGGAACGAATTTGAAAAAAATACCGGTGGTTAACAGAAACCGCACCCGGGCGGTTTCGGTAAACCGCCGGTTTTTACCGGTTTTGTAAACCTTGGTGTGGAGTCAAGCCGTCGAGGGCTCGGGTTAAAAAATAATCAGTGGTAGCCCTGAGGGTGGGGCAAAAGGGCGGTCGCCCCGGGCCCTCAAATTTGTAGGGCAAATTTTAGTCATATGATTCAATAGCATATcaataaaataataatatttaaacATGTTAGAAGAAAATTTTAAGGTGATACTATAATATATATCattttatttacttattatttGATATAAATAATTTTAGATGTATTTTGAGTGTTTAATTAGTAacatttatatattaaaaataaTTTGAAGGACCTCTATTTGAAGCCTTGTCCTGGGCCCCTAAAATGTTAGGACCGCCACTGAAAATAATCCTATGTTTCACATAAACAAAGAAAACATTATACGACAAGACAATCCGAAAATAAAAGTTTTGTAGTGATCCTGGTAACGTTGCAAGAGCGTTACAACCCACGTAAGACCTTTACACGCTATTCTAGTTTTACGTGGATTGAGTGTATTGGAGTGGATTGGAATATATTTTGATTTGATATtgatttaaaccgactcaataccATCCAATCCATATGAATTACCGGTGAAACGAACAAATCCTAAATGATTTGTATCTTAAAGGGTATCTAAGTAAGTGTAAAAAACACAAGAGACATCTTGACAAAAGAATGTTCCTTGCATTGTTCTCCAACTTTAGATACGGTTAAACTTATACAACCTACATAAATGAGTCGTATCTTGAGTGATTCTAGTAAATAAGATACAAACTTATATACATTAGGAGGTATGAACGAGTTTCTTAGATGTATCTAGTGCTTCGAGAACTGCAACATATAGTACCTAGGTTGTACATGCCATAAGGTCACAGTAGTCATCGTTGCTACCACTACCAAAAGGTTGTATAGGTATTGTTGTGGTTTCTGAAACTAGGGACAATTAGATTTGTGTTCGACATAGGTATTAGCgcggactcactccgaatggtgacCTACGGGGGCTCGAGGGTGGATTTGAGGCGAGTTAGTTATACTGGTTCAGGTAGGAGCTCTAGTCCAGTGCAGTGCTGATCATGGTATTGCTCGGAGCGTGTTATAGCTGAGTGCCTGTGTGAAGTCATAGAGATATGGGATGATGTTCGGATGGGTGTTGTCTTGCCCTTTTATAACCTAAGGGTAAACGTTACAATGAGGAATAATATTCTACTAGAGTAGACTTTGGCCTCCTCCTCCTGGTCCCTGTAGCCTATGTGGTCTCGTCTGTTAGGTCATGTTTCTAGGCCTTGTAGCCCCTATGGAGTCGTCTACCAAGGCGTGCACCACCGTACCTCTGGTGTGGCATGGTGTTTTGTTTGCCTTCCTGTAGCTACTCCATTTAGACGTGGCGGTGTATGACAGGTTCTGTTGAATCAGCTCAAGGAGTGGTTTAGGGATGTTTTCAGTACAACTTCATCTTTCGTCATCTTCTCGGTGTCATCTTTAATCATGAGTAGACGCACGCTTGGTACGACTTATTGTCTCGCCCCCTCTGGTGTATGGGCCACGGTAGAGACCATGATGCTGCGGTTTCTACGGCCGGGTTGTCCGGTCCCACTAGTTTGCAGGGATACGTGTCTGACTTCGTCTGACAGAGACCCCTCGGTACCGCTTCTCAGTCTAGGTATGGCTCGGTGATGTCCCATCGTGTCGACGTGTCTCGATAGTACCAGGTCGACTCTTCTTGAGAGTCGGTCGTCGCCTTGCTGGGTTGCTCGGCGTGCGGGTTGGTTGGTAGCCTCGTCTCGTTGGGTTGGTCAGTGGGCTGGTTGGTCGACGGGCATGTTGCTCGGTGACCCCGCCTCGCTAGGTTGCTCAACGGGCAGGTTGGTCGGCCGTCCCACCTCGCTGGGTTGCTTGACAACTATTTGTTCGGTGCACTAGCTGGTTAAACCGGTGGGTCGTCCCCGGGAGGCCTTTTGGACCTTTACGCCGAGCCGCTGGCAAGCGGGCCACCCAGCTCCTAGGCCGTCTCTAGGAGGCCTTCGGACCCTCTTTAGGCACTTAGTTTCCAGGCACCCAACAAGTACCTATTAATCAAGGTCAGTTGGAAACATGCCATTCAAAAATTTGAAAAATTGGAAACTAGTTTATTTTTATGCAACTCCATAGCATCAAAATAAATTGACGGTCTAATTTTGTAAAAAATGAGTGGCATATATACAATTAATCCTAGAATATTGAACCGAATTTGTAACAGATAGGACCAAACTTGTAACTGATATTAAGCAATCGATACTTAGACGTCAATCTTGTCGGGTATCATAATTCTATATTACGCCCCTAAAACACACTTAACCCCAATACCACCATCGGGCTCATTCCTCGAGGTCAAAGGATCATAAATCGCGCTTCGCTCCAGGCCCCTCTCAGGGGTCACCATGGCCCCGCCTCGCCCAAGCCAGCCCTCGAACAAGGTGTGTTCTCGGAAAAATCCTCGTCTCGGTCGAGATACCCTCTCCCAAGAACCACTGTCTCCGCCTCGACCGAGCCCGTCTCAGGGAAGGAAGACAACATCGAGGCGAGACTCAATCGAAGTCCATAGAGGACAGAAGCATTTGATGCACATACCTAATGATTATTAATTTGTTTATCGATAGATTCATAGTTTATAAAAATCATGTTACAAGGAAATTATAAGCATATCACATAGATACCTTATGAGCATATTCTTTAATAAAACATATTCTTTAACATTAAAAATATATGTCAAGCTTTGATCTGTTGTCCCCCCCTCCGTAGTCCACGAAGTGATGATGAAAtaaaataagaaagaaaaggaaaataaaaaagtgGGTGATATATTGGCTTCAGCCCAAAGGAAGAGATCTACAAATACCGAAATACGAAGAAGATAAGCAATAATCGAGGAGGGACGGCTGGCCTTTTCATTTGATGGAGTTGACAACCATAAGTACCACCACTATGGCCCTAGACCCTAGCACTAGTAGTTAGAGAGAATCCTAGCTATAGCCAAAACTAGCAACATCATTTCCTTTCTTTCTTTTCTCCGAGAGCAGCAGCCGAGAAGCAGTACGTACGTAGGTATGGtaaatatatatacacacacgacAGACATCTGATAAGGCCGGTGGCTTTTGCTCGGCACAGGAAAAAGAGTAGGCGCCAAAGCTTATGGCGCTGATCCCTAACACGCAAGCGCCAGATCATCGCAGGGTGCGAGATCTGGGCGTCATCTATATTGCCGCCGAGATAtgtaactgagagcacctagagggggtgaatagataatcctgtaaaattcaacactaattgcACATACTTGATTTATAAAGTGTTAGTTAGACTAAACAAAGTTGCCATAGAGTGAGCTCTTGAGAAGAAATCAATcagagaaaagcaacacaagagacacggtgttttatcgcgtggttcggccaagtaacacttgtctacttccatgttgtggcgtcccaatggacgagggttgcactcaacccctttcaagtgatccaatgatcgacttgaataccacactCTTTTTCTTTAGAgtccttttcccgtttgcgaggaatctccacaagttggagcctctcgcccttacaatattgatcacaagagaagcacagGAGTAAGgtagggaaagcaacacacacaagactcaaattgcagcaaacacacacacaagccaagatgtGAGCACAAAACACAgcgcagggagttcacaactcaaatgatgCTCAGATCTCTAACAGAGTGATTCGAATGCGTGGCGACAGAGTATATGCGTCTTAGAATGATCAtagaatgcttggtgtagtgctccatgcgcctaggggtcccttttatagccccaaggcagctaggagccgttggagatcaaataggaaggcaattcttgcctttctatcggtccggtgcaccaccggacatgaacagttcctgtccggtgctcgatctccttccttttctggtgaagccgaccgttgcgcccTCGGCCctcttggcgcaccgaacactatcCAGTGCgccctggacagtccggtgcgaccaagTGACCATTGGCCCAGGCCACGCGTCACCCGCTGATTGTGTTGCCGACCGTTGGTTGtgggcgccgttggctcaccggacagtccggtgcacaccagacagttcggtgaattatagccgcgacGCCTTaactttttcccgagagcgacgagttcgttgtcgggccagcctgggcaccggacagtccggtgcaccacaagctggtgctggtttggctgaacTTAGCCAAAACTtctccttgattcttgattttgcgcttctcaaccacttagcacatattaacttaaaaccatgtgttggacatctaattaccaaaacatttatagaaatggcccaagggcacatttacctttcaatctccccctttttgttgatttatgccaacacattaagaaGCAACCAAAAGTGCAACATTATTCTCAAAAGTGCAAATTTGAAGAGCAATTTTCTTACTTagtatttgacatatttggatcacttttgccaccacttggtttattttcgcaaatcaatttctttttcctatctctaagtcaaacacacttgtttgggaaaatagagagatatttctagagtaaaattgatcgagtgccaaaaactcccccttttcccataatcaaaattctcccccataagagaccaaattttgcaataagaggattTTGGATAAAATACAGAttttaactctactattttcaaaattcacaagtggttggctgattcatttgctttggccttattttctccccctttggcatttagCACCAAAACGGGAAAACTTGTGgctcctttaacctcattgccttaccaaaatgtcaaataagagcaaaaaggcaatgagaacacaataaggaacttaggacaagatacatttttactggaatgcagtggaagctctttccttgtccaagttcactttctcTTTCAATGTTCCTTATAGACTActtcaagtgtactcaaacaaacaggttagtctcaaaggagtcaagttgtagcacatctccccctaaacatgtgcatcatttgcataaggactagtgaggtccgaggatgactagtacaacttgagcacctcaAATAAGCAATAATTgatgtaaatgctcaaagtaacatgatcaaaggcatagaacacatgtatgctatagatcaatccaagttacgcgaatctaagacatttagctcacttcgcaacctgcaaaacattttctcatctaaaggcttggtgaagatatcggctagctggttctcggtgctaatatgatatatatatatatatatatatatatatatatatatatatatatatatatatatatatatatatatatatatatatatatatatatatatatatatcgatatctcccaggattatccgccaagcggattgcactctcattgtcacataggagtgagactttgcttagattgtagccaaagtcccggagggtttgcctcatccaaagcagttactg
It contains:
- the LOC103643957 gene encoding FHA domain-containing protein At4g14490 — translated: MADPPPVLTLLVKKGPCKGNTLQRCAGTEALRVGRVAKGNDLSVGDAGASQRHLSVEFLPPPAARWTVTDLGSSNGTLLNATPLVATIPAPLSDGDLIKIGETTVLAVSISTDAGPGPGPVATRRSRRNAAAAADEQGPAVPRRAGRRKAGATEAPEAGNEVEEEAALPTRRGGRRKTVEPARVETEAEDEEEEAAIPRRGRSRKAAATVVLPPQPQNTRSTRAAARKGDVLGCENDEGKVMRTGRGRGRVTRSSARNDTGVTQEEEEGEVAVARDREGTAAGGKDEVVPAAGRVQAKRSRGGRGRGRATTASTRKAEDAVAENDENEQEERDMADGRERGGSPLRVLAVNDGSEVDKVATEDKLDGTSKASMEDEKMEDLTLTERAIKGSANVKHAPADNGGVEEEEVKNLSKGEETEVYQELREKVSPGSKPDGVGEVEKNEKREAVGASGERGHVGVGEPKGRHRLENMTLGEWFVQIEKYLLAKNEEAAEKAIAEVQEKHRWFCEHVKTLKLKKSLAP